The Hemibagrus wyckioides isolate EC202008001 linkage group LG15, SWU_Hwy_1.0, whole genome shotgun sequence genome window below encodes:
- the LOC131366059 gene encoding ERBB receptor feedback inhibitor 1, whose amino-acid sequence MASSQPYWDQYDEMNSMYFSFGADYTVKTHQQDLTSVGFERKMFGSSFSHNSSHHCQPLKPVDPAQLLLSSLHSSPEGDQVVPSFQKLSVYEQAPPYSPRRSSKPLPPLPDMGDLSSDEAADSEVEFFSSTSESQLLIPECAPKTSTFQYRAQNRRSFRGCGQINYAYCDAMQENLIGQKCEREQVVLRDRDSLKQEKPQRRLRRSNSGPAASFKPANLRNFHTQEKPEVPPRAPIPSRPQKSADHQGIEEPPEIPPRRPIYYVAPRTPSPKSLPIYVNGVMPPTQSFAPNPKYVSKTQGKAKCEGLPASHIPCILPIMEDGKKASATHYFLLPERPGYLDRFERFFKESDSEAVQSGCKV is encoded by the exons ATGGCTTCGTCCCAACCATACTGGGACCAGTATGATGAAATGAACAG CATGTACTTTTCTTTTGGTGCTGACTACACCGTGAAAACACATCAGCAAGACTTGACCTCTGTGGGCTTCGAAA GGAAGATGTTTGGCTCAAGTTTCTCCCACAACTCTAGCCACCACTGTCAGCCTTTAAAGCCTGTGGATCCTGCACagctcctcctctcctccctgcACAGCTCGCCCGAAGGAGACCAGGTCGTTCCGTCCTTCCAGAAACTCTCCGTCTACGAACAAGCGCCCCCGTATTCTCCCAGGAGAAGCTCTaaacctcttcctcctctcccgGACATGGGGGATTTGTCTTCTGATGAAGCAGCAGACAGTGAAGTGGAGTTCTTCTCCAGCACCAGCGAGAGTCAGCTACTGATACCGGAATGTGCGCCTAAAACATCAACCTTCCAATACAGAGCACAGAACAGGCGGAGTTTCCGGGGTTGCGGGCAGATCAACTATGCATACTGTGATGCCATGCAGGAGAATCTGATTGGACAAAAGTGTGAGAGGGAACAAGTGGTGCTTAGAGACAGGGACAGCCTCAAACAAGAAAAACCCCAACGCAGGCTGCGGCGCTCCAACTCGGGACCTGCGGCGTCTTTTAAACCTGCTAACCTCCGAAATTTCCACACACAGGAAAAGCCAGAGGTTCCTCCTCGTGCTCCCATTCCGTCACGTCCTCAAAAGAGTGCCGACCATCAAGGCATTGAGGAGCCTCCGGAAATCCCACCCAGGAGGCCAATCTACTACGTGGCCCCACGCACTCCTAGTCCTAAAAGCCTTCCCATTTATGTCAATGGAGTGATGCCTCCTACACAAAGCTTCGCCCCCAATCCCAAGTATGTGAGTAAAACCCAGGGCAAGGCAAAGTGTGAAGGATTGCCTGCTTCACATATACCATGTATTCTGCCCATCATGGAAGACGGAAAGAAGGCCAGTGCTACACATTACTTTCTTCTTCCGGAGCGGCCAGGATACTTGGACAGATTCGAAAGATTTTTCAAGGAGTCTGATTCCGAAGCTGTGCAAAGTGGATGTAAAGTATAA